TGACTTCACATTGAAATGAAGGAACTTTGTGAGCGCAAGATTCCATTTACCATTCGACGAGATGGGATGCTTTAAAGGATTGATAAATAACGATGAGAAATACTGAACTAAAATTATtaaacaaaaaaacataaataaacgCCAGTAGGACGGTTTAAACCTCCGACCGCAACTGCCACACGCTCTAACCAACTGTGCTATTTCAGCATGCCACGTTTTAATATCTCTTTTTGGATCTGATTCCGCATCTCTTCTCTGTTGTGCAGCAATTTGGATACTTTATAAATGCATTTTATCCAATCTCAAGAAACCAATACCATTTCAAGGTAACAAACAAAGGCATTTAATCTAGTTCTAAATGCTCTTTCCATAGTTGTATCTAGATATCCAGGCTCTTCtaaattctcttttattcatcctgtgatccatttttttaattaattcagataTCTATTTTTTTAACCGACTAATTTTGGAGGCTCATGAAAGTTTTCTATCAATCATCACGATAAATTTGGAAGCACAAGCAATTCAACCACGTCTAGTAGTCAATGTTCTAAATTTTTTATCTCACTAATGGAAAATACATATAGCGCGTCACAATTGAGAATTGAACCACCGGCGGAAAAGTGATCCACTCTTTCATTGTCATGAAAAGGGAGAGGTAGAGCACCATTTAGTAGGCAAGcccttaatcttttttttttttaaattcaatatGTCGCAGTTGATTTTTGAATCTTAGATATCCGATTAATCACTTGAAAAACTTAACCGCACTTAACAGCTGCCCTGTAGCCCCAGACAAGGAAATCCTGGATTTATTCACCATTGAGAGTTTGATCGAGTCTCAATAACTTTGCCTTTCTTAACTTAACTAAGATAACCCCACCTTTGTTTCCTTTTCCCTTCAATGTCTACGGGTACCTTAGAATCAAGAGGCTTTTGAGAGACTCATAGACAACAATTCTAGTACAAGTGTTGGTGATCTGAAAATTAAAGTCACTTTCCATTTTGATTTTCACTATTAATATTTTATCTTTCAACTGACAGGCTTGTTCATGCTCATATAGAGTTCCCTAGCTAGCCTTTATCAGCATGTGTGCCCATTCTCATCTAAAAGGATCAGTTAAATGCAGTCAACAAGTATCTACTCTTTCATTAGGATTCGGATTTACTCTATATATGACCACCCTTCTTTACCTTCCATCAGTGATTGCATCGAACTACTATTGATTTACGGTGATAAAAGATGATTCGTTCGTCCCAACGTCTTAGTCAGTTTATTTCTAGACCAACACAGAAGAGATAAATCACAAATAACTACTAGTCTTAGCAGTTGAATAGTACATGGAGGATAAGTACCCGGCTAATAGTCATGATTTGATCACAAATCTCATGATGATAATACTATTATATACTAGTCAACTGTCAGTCTTGCAATGAAAAACTAGTATTGATTTATGAACCTTATTAAGGATGGCTTTATGGCTTGCATAAACCTTACTCTCATAGAGGCAACCATACACCAGCAGCCAATGAGAATTTTGTCTCTATATTTTGGCCCCAAGAATAGATGTTAACATTTAAATtcctatatttttatttatttatttattatcagTCTGTCTATAAATGAGACACAAAGAGGAGGAGCATATTGAGTTCCAAATGTATATAGAGAAGATAAATATGGGGAGTTCCAAGGCAACGGCAGGGCTTCACAGAGGAGCATGGTCCTCTGAAGAAGACGCATTGCTCACAAACTACATCCACTCGAATGGAGAAGGCCAATGGACGTCTCTCCCTCAGAAAGCTGGTAGATGTTCAAATTAATCCTCACCAACTACTATTCAATTCATGCATGCATTCTGTTGTCCTATATATCTTTTGTTCCCAGGACTTCAACGGTGCGGGAAGAGCTGCAGGCTGAGATGGATGAATTACTTGCGGCCCGGGATCAAGCGAGGCAACATCGGCGCCGACGAGGAAGACCTCATCATTCGGCTCCACAGGCTGCTGGGCAACCGATGGTCTTTGATAGCGAAGAGGCTCCCTGGTCGGACCGACAACGAGATCAAGAATTACTGGAACAGTCACCTGAGCAAGAAGCTCTCGTATCtttgccaaagccaagggatGATGCACGGCAGCCGGAAGGCCAAGAAGGCAGAGGACATGGGGCAAAGCAACACGGCCACGTTCACGGTATACGCTCCGACGGCAGTCAGAGTAATTAGGCCGATCGTGAGGACGACCTTCAACAACGAGAGTAAGAGCCTTTGGCACAGAGAAGGTGTAGTACTAGACGTTAATGTGGAGGAACTGGGCATCCACGACAAGTGTAGTAGCGTTAGTGAAAGCGGTGACTTGCGTGAGGGAGGAGATGTCATGTTATACGAGCATTACGAGAGGCTCTTCAACGAGTACTCGCAGCTCTTGGCCAATTCAGAAACAGAGACAACCTTATGAACTTGTTCATTTGCGTTCATTAAAAATGTTTTGTTTCGGGGGATGGGGGAATTATAACCTTGACCCGGCTACAAAATTGGACCGCCGATCCGTTCGCTCGGCGGTTTATGCGGATATCTGTGAGAGTTACACGTGGGCCCAGCGCACCGGCCCGTTTAGCTCTATAAATACCTCCTTGCGGAAACGCGGCTGCGGGTTGCTAGGGCTTTTGCCTACCGAAGGCGAGAGGGGGGAAGCGCTCTAGAGCGAGCGGAGGATTGAGTACTCGAATTGGTAATGGCGGACGATGATTACGATGGCGTCGACATGGGGTTCGCTGCTATCTCTCTTTTTCCTtctggatttttccttgtctTGCTTGTCCTGGGTTCATTGCTATCTCTGATGCGCCGATCGCTAATTTTTCGTATAGGATTTATTGCGGTGAGATCGTGTTAGTGTCTGGATTTTTTTTTCCGCCTCCTTTGGGTTGGAGTTATTATTCATCATTACGAGTGAATATTTTAATTATGATCTTATTTTGTCTTAACTGGCATAGTAAATTCCCATTATCCTTAAAAATTACCTTTTTTGTTTTATTTAGCAATAGAATGATCTCGGAAATTGAATCACAATTGATTCATGTTTACAAATATAATGCTTCATATTTTGTGAACTATTGACATAATGCTCAAGTGGTTCATCACacggagaaggaagatgagtaagaactaaagaaaaaaaaatatattctcaaagcatgcatatttatgTTTATTTGGTGGCCTTGTTAGTTATTTTATACCTTTTGGTTGATTCGAGTACTATGTTGTTTAATTTGTTTGAATTGGAAATCCGTGCCATCTATACCTATTATGTTAGCTCATGAGTGTAGTATTATCACATTGGTGTTAGGAAATAGCCAacgtgtatttttatttttttgctacTCCGCTTCATGATCGTGTGGATGCAATACAGTGTACTAGCTTGAGCTCAATGCTCAAACCCACTTAATTATTGGGTCGTTATTTTTTAACAGACTTCTAGATACCATGATAAAATTAATTGAGCAATCACTTtttcaacaacaaaaaaaaaaaaaaaaacctcaagCTTTTAAGAAAGGACCAAttctttcttttttaattttacacCATAACATGCTTCAACTATTATTGGATTTTAACCTTTATAGCTTTGttccaatttttttatttcttcaatTTCTTATCCTGTTTGAGGAGTTTCTCTTAAATAATTGTTACAATATCCACTAAttgtgttattttattttaagataTGAGGCATGAAGTCTTGGCACATGATtcacatttttaaaattagtcCAATGCATCTTTCCCCCTTGTTTTGTTAAATTTGTTTGCTCATAGAAGACTCATCGATGAGATCTTCTTCCAGTTTACATCCTCTGGCTCTAAGACTGCAAGAACGGAGGGAAATTACTTGTAAAATCCATATAAGTGTCATATTTCAATCTATGTTAACTGTTTCCACCGACGATATTTTACTTTACAATgcatttaagttagattttgcttttccttgtgacaaaaaaatgttcaaaatttgtaACCCACTTTTTTTATATTCATGATGGGCATCTTCATGGGTGAGTTAATATGTTTGTGCAGCTATGAAGATGAGCCACCAGAACCAGAAATTGAGGTATGCATTATTGGGTATCCCTTTATAATATGTGTGCTTGTAGTTTGCTATTAAGATAAATTGAATTAACATTTCAATCATAAAGGATGGAATGGAGGAGGAACAAGAAAATAACAATGAAGATGGCCTAGATGATCTCGTGGGTGATGCTGAAGAAAAAGAGCAAGAAACGGTTGAACGGCCTAGAAAAACAACAAAGTATATGACAAAATATGAACGTGCTAGAATTCTTGGCACACGGGCTTTACAAATTAGGTTTGGAATTTCAATCTTGAACATATAGTAGTAACATTTCATAGCTGTAATTTCCTAGTTTTTTTTGGGACTAATTTAACTCACTCAACAGCATGAATGCTCCAGTGATGGTTGAGTTAGAGGGTGAGACTGATCCTTTGGAGGTAAGACACTTCACAAAATCTTATCTCGAGTTTGATAAGATCACAAAGTATCTTTTTTCCCAAAGTTTTCATATCCCTACTGTATCATAATTCTGATTATTATATCTTTTAGTGTTTGCATTTGAATTTTACAAACTTTAATAGACCATGTGGGGCTAAACTGGTGTGTTTCAATATCTTCTTTTACCCCCAATGGAGCTCTGCTAGTGGTATTTACATGTTAATATTGGccagttttgtttttttttaaaaaaaagtttgagAAGGGAGTTCCCTTTCTTTAAGGTCCCCTTTTAGCTTGTGGTCCTATTTCTCTTGAGGCGCTGTgtattaaatttaaatcaaacaaCCATTGAGTCCAATTTTATAGTAGCTTATAAATgcttattttaaattcttatcTCACCATATGTGACTAAATTAGGGTGTCATAACTGGTTGTAGATTTTCCTGATTGAAACCAGTGATCCTTCCACTGATTCAACAGTATGAGCCTTGCCTCCGGTTCCTGGGTTAACCAATGAAAACCATTCAGTCTCGTTTTAAAGTCTGGTTGCTGTAACTGTTTGATAGCACTTGCAATACTTTTGCTTTCATAATGTTATTTGTTCTATAACCATAACATAAACTCATTTTGCGAGTCATAATTAAACTTAATCTAGATAGTCAACCACTTTATATTTCTACACCTTTGCTGCCAAGGCCCAATGTTGTTATTTCTTCACCTTCAATATACTACACACAAGTCAATCTTAACATGATatcaaattcatattatataGAAGAGATGGAAATGAAAGTCATCTCTGCTTCTGGTTTCTTGATATTTTCTCATGCTTATCGTCTCTTGTGACTTCAGATTGCAATGAAGGAACTTCGTGAGCGCAAGATTCCATTTACCATTCGACGATATTTACCAGACGGGAGGtactcttaattttttttttagttatttttttacgGAAACTTCTTATTCAGATCAACTTCAAACGATAATCAAATTCAACATAAATGCTAATTGCTCTCTTGTTGGCGACAGTTACGAAGACTGGGGGGTGGATGAACTGATAGTAGAGGATTCCTGGAAGCGCCAAGTTGGTGGTAATTAAGCTGATAACGTTGGAATCTAAGTTAATCCCAACTTATGTTATTAAGTAGGAGTAGATAAGTGTTTATGGAAGGATTACAATATTCACATGATGTAGTAGAATTTTATCAATGTGGTTCTGCAGTTTGGGTGGCTGTAATATTAAAGTGGCTAGTAAAAGCTTTGTATAAttacatgttttatttttcaaactaaacaacaataataacatacccttattctcttgattatatagtTCTTTTTATGCTATTGAGTTAAATATCTTATTATATAGTTATCTatactaaaaataaattttattttattttattattattaatcaaattatttttgattttttcatTTGATAAACGTGTTTGTCATAATTTTACTTCTTTTAATTAGAATATTTATTGGTCgtgtaattatatatttatatcattttaaacgtgtctctcagagttttcttTTAATATGTAATTTCAATTTTTTCTCTAATGTTTTGTTTATTCTCGTATGTTCATATATTCATTTTAACATCTTCATTTTTGTAATTATCATCTTTTGCTCATATATTTGAGTTATAACTtaacattcaacttcatataatATAGTAGgtctaattatgattttgtagaattttttcttaagttttaaaagtattttatgaTCACATTGCTTTTCTCATTTCAATTATCATGTTTATATTCTACGTAAGATACCTCTCTCAATATCTTTATCATTTTACAAAGATGATTCTAAATATCTAAAGTTCTTAGTTCCGGGCAACTTATCTCTTATCTTAATAATTAGTTCATTATGTCtagtattgctaaacttaaatttcatatattttgtctttattctactaagcttaAACTCTCTCTCTTTTAGTATTTTCTGTCaagattctaatttagcatttatTCTTTCACGTGTTTTATctattaaaataatatcatctacaaaaaaaaaatatggaaccgccacatcagcggcccccctagagccggtcccacggatatggagggaggtaaataatatcatctacaagtTATGGTTGTTCAAAGGCTCTGGGCGAAATTATTAATTATGTCCCAATTTTATCCTTTCACCAATCtaagtaataattattttaatctataaaatttttgtttctagaaataggATAAGGAAATAAGATTCCTTTATCTAGGATggctatttcttttttatttacgcATAAATTCCTACCATTCTAACATAGAAATAAGAATGAAACACCAACTCTAAACTATTGATATAAAGTTTTTTTCATTCCTACACTATTCAATTATCCAAGAATAACAATTATATTTGTAATCAATTTCATTTAGAATGTAAGAGGTGTTTACAAAAAGTAATCACTTAAATTTTTAACAAAAGAACACTGACAACGAAGAAAAATTTAACTCAAGAATACAAATAGATAAACATAAACAGATAAACATAAACAGATAATGTAACACAAAAAATGCAAAGAGATAAGCAAGGTAATGTAACATAAAATCCTAACACTAAACTGGAAAATAATAAAGAAGTATAGTCTAGTCAACTTACCTCCATAATCTTCATTTTCAACATCAACGAATCTAGAAGAACGAAGAGAACATTAAGAAGATTTGTCACAAATATATTCACTTTGAGTTTGagtaacttaaataatttattcagCAAAGTAGTTAAGAATTAACATCTTTTCCACACACTAGTCCCTATCCTACATTCACTTGCTTTTGATAGATTCTACAAGAAGATCCAAGTTCAGTCCAGATATCCTACAAAAATCATAAGAATTTGTAAGTCATGAAAACACATTTTGGTGAAACTACAATAAAACTTTACAATTTATTGAGGAAAATAGAAATGTGTAGGGGGCATGTCAAAAAGAAGTGACTGTCAGATATATAGCAGCAATATTTCCACTTGAGATGATGTGAGATAATTTAAGGAAGCATACCATAACTATCAGAGAAACCTCCAACAATGAACCATAATTCCTCTCCAAGCTGCAGACAAGGAACAAAAAAAGGAAGCTCATTTATGGGGAATTTACAAAAATGGATcattatttagaatttttacatCTTTTCAATCCACATATTCAACGAAGAAATAAATGTCACGGGGTGGTGGTGGAATGTTTTAGAATCACACAAATAAAGCTAAAACAAGAAACTG
This region of Zingiber officinale cultivar Zhangliang chromosome 9A, Zo_v1.1, whole genome shotgun sequence genomic DNA includes:
- the LOC122021390 gene encoding DNA-directed RNA polymerases II, IV and V subunit 6A-like — protein: MADDDYDGVDMGYEDEPPEPEIEDGMEEEQENNNEDGLDDLVGDAEEKEQETVERPRKTTKYMTKYERARILGTRALQISMNAPVMVELEGETDPLEIAMKELRERKIPFTIRRYLPDGSYEDWGVDELIVEDSWKRQVGGN
- the LOC122019325 gene encoding myb-related protein Hv1-like translates to MGSSKATAGLHRGAWSSEEDALLTNYIHSNGEGQWTSLPQKAGLQRCGKSCRLRWMNYLRPGIKRGNIGADEEDLIIRLHRLLGNRWSLIAKRLPGRTDNEIKNYWNSHLSKKLSYLCQSQGMMHGSRKAKKAEDMGQSNTATFTVYAPTAVRVIRPIVRTTFNNESKSLWHREGVVLDVNVEELGIHDKCSSVSESGDLREGGDVMLYEHYERLFNEYSQLLANSETETTL